A genomic segment from Dasypus novemcinctus isolate mDasNov1 chromosome X, mDasNov1.1.hap2, whole genome shotgun sequence encodes:
- the SNX12 gene encoding LOW QUALITY PROTEIN: sorting nexin-12 (The sequence of the model RefSeq protein was modified relative to this genomic sequence to represent the inferred CDS: inserted 1 base in 1 codon), which yields MSDTAVADTRRLNSKPQDLTDAYGPPSNFLEIDIFNPQTVGVGRARFTTYETNLPIFXLKESCVRRRYSDFEWLKNELERDSKIVVPPLPGKALKRQLPFRGDEGIFEESFIEERRQGLEQFINKIAGHPLAQNERCLHMFLQEEAIDRNYVPGKVRQ from the exons ATGTCGGACACTGCAGTAGCTGACACTCGGCGCCTTAACTCGAAGCCGCAGGACCTGACCGACGCTTACGGGCCGCCAAGTAACTTCCTGGAGATCGACATCTTTAATCCACAGACGGTGGGCGTGGGCCGCGCGCGCTTCACCACCTATGAG ACAAACCTACCTATCT AGCTGAAGGAGTCTTGTGTGCGGCGGCGCTACAGTGATTTTGAGTGGCTAAAAAATGAGCTTGAGCGAGATAGTAAG ATTGTAGTACCGCCACTGCCTGGGAAAGCCTTGAAGCGGCAGCTCCCTTTCCGAGGGGACGAAGGGATCTTTGAGGAATCCTTCATTGAAGAAAGGAGGCAGGGTCTCGAACAGTTTATTAACAA AATTGCTGGGCACCCACTGGCTCAGAACGAACGCTGCCTACACATGTTCCTGCAGGAGGAGGCAATTGACAGGAACTATGTCCCTGGGAAGGTGCGCCAGTAG